The Schizosaccharomyces pombe strain 972h- genome assembly, chromosome: I genome contains a region encoding:
- the ptr8 gene encoding transcription factor TFIIH complex ERCC-3 subunit Ptr8 (transcription factor TFIIH complex DNA helicase (human ERCC3) subunit Ptr8) has protein sequence MSLKRKNNAREGTPDEDLEEYSDYSDVDNYGEEDDDSYKPAPRIRINNNKTKAQTTTNSNEARQSGISAMFGQNDFSNLLGLKLDHTARPLWINPIDGRIILEAFSPLAEQAIDFLVTISEPVSRPAFIHEYRITAYSLYAAVSVGLKTEDIIAVLDRLSKTPIPPSIVDFIRACTVSYGKVKLVLKKNRYFIESGDASVLRLLLRDPVIGPLRIDYSTQSSKQKSSKPSNEDNVEDKKDITNDSSKETAEKSSSDELFSAVVGLQEEEDDEDAVHLFEIKHSSVETIKKRCAEIDYPLLEEYDFRNDNINPDLPIDLKPSTQIRPYQEKSLSKMFGNGRARSGIIVLPCGAGKTLVGITAACTIKKSVIVLCTSSVSVMQWRQQFLQWSNIKPDHIAVFTADHKERFHSEAGVVVSTYSMVANTRNRSYDSQKMMDFLTGREWGFILLDEVHVVPAAMFRRVVTTIAAHTKLGLTATLVREDDKIDDLNFLIGPKMYEANWMDLAQKGHIAKVQCAEVWCAMTTEFYNEYLRENSRKRMLLYIMNPKKFQACQFLIDYHEKRGDKIIVFSDNVYALRAYAIKLGKYFIYGGTPQQERMRILENFQYNELVNTIFLSKVGDTSIDLPEATCLIQISSHYGSRRQEAQRLGRILRAKRRNDEGFNAFFYSLVSKDTQEMYYSSKRQAFLIDQGYAFKVITNLKGMENLPNLAYASKAERLELLQEVLLQNEEAADLDDGEDTSFGSRSLSRAPAKAKRSSGSLSTLAGADNMAYVEYNKSANKQLKKDSKEHHALFRKHLYTKRR, from the coding sequence atgagcctaaagagaaaaaataatgcaaGGGAAGGGACACCTGACGAGGATTTAGAAGAATATAGCGATTACAGCGATGTTGACAATTACGGTGAAGAGGATGATGATTCTTACAAGCCTGCACCCAGGATTCGTATAAACAACAATAAAACTAAAGCACAAACCACGACTAATAGCAATGAAGCCCGCCAATCTGGGATTTCTGCTATGTTTGGCCAAAAcgatttttctaatttactAGGTTTAAAATTGGATCATACGGCTAGGCCACTTTGGATTAATCCAATTGATGGTAGAATTATCCTTGAAGCATTCAGCCCATTGGCTGAGCAAGCTATCGACTTCTTGGTAACAATTTCAGAGCCAGTTTCTCGACCCGCTTTCATTCATGAGTATAGAATTACTGCATATTCACTTTATGCTGCTGTTAGCGTTGGGTTAAAAACTGAAGATATAATAGCAGTCCTTGATAGACTTTCAAAAACCCCAATTCCTCCTTCTATCGTAGACTTTATCCGCGCTTGTACTGTCTCTTACGGTAAGGTCAAACTGGTCTTGAAGAAAAACagatattttattgaaagtgGAGATGCAAGTGTTTTACGACTGTTATTAAGAGATCCTGTCATAGGCCCTCTTCGAATCGATTATTCTACCCAGTCTAGCAAGCAGAAGTCTTCAAAGCCTTCCAATGAAGATAATGTGGAAGACAAAAAAGATATCACCAATGATTCCTCAAAAGAAACTGCTGAGAAAAGTTCATCTGATGAACTGTTTTCGGCAGTAGTAGGCTTACAggaagaggaagatgatgaagatgCCGTTCATCTTTTCGAAATTAAGCACTCTTCAGTGGAAACTATCAAGAAGAGATGTGCAGAGATTGATTATCCCTTATTGGAAGAGTACGATTTTCGTAATGACAACATCAATCCAGATCTTCCTATAGACCTTAAGCCAAGCACTCAAATTCGTCCATACCAAGAAAAGAGTCTTAGTAAAATGTTTGGAAATGGTAGAGCTCGAAGTGGAATTATTGTATTACCATGTGGAGCTGGTAAAACCTTGGTTGGTATCACAGCGGCTTGTACTATCAAAAAATCAGTAATCGTGCTTTGCACCAGTTCTGTTTCGGTAATGCAATGGCgtcaacaatttttacaGTGGAGCAACATCAAGCCTGATCACATTGCGGTTTTTACTGCTGATCACAAAGAACGGTTTCACAGCGAAGCAGGTGTGGTTGTCTCCACGTACTCAATGGTTGCCAATACCAGGAATAGATCCTATGattctcaaaaaatgatggaTTTTCTTACGGGACGTGAATGGGGGTTTATCCTATTAGACGAAGTACATGTGGTTCCTGCTGCCATGTTTCGGCGAGTTGTCACCACAATTGCCGCTCACACAAAGCTTGGGTTAACTGCTACGTTAGTTCGTGAGGAtgataaaattgatgatttaaattttttgattggGCCTAAAATGTACGAAGCAAATTGGATGGATTTGGCACAAAAAGGTCACATCGCTAAGGTTCAATGCGCCGAAGTTTGGTGCGCGATGACCACTGAGTTTTATAATGAATATCTTCGAGAAAACTCCCGAAAAAGAATGCTACTTTATATCATGAAtcctaaaaaatttcaggCTTGTCAATTCCTCATCGATTATCACGAAAAACGTGGTGATAAAATTATCGTTTTTTCAGACAATGTCTATGCTTTGCGTGCTTATGCAATAAAATTAggcaaatattttatttatggTGGAACTCCACAGCAGGAAAGAATGaggattttggaaaatttcCAGTATAATGAACTTGTAAATACCATTTTCCTTTCTAAAGTTGGTGATACGTCTATTGATCTTCCTGAAGCAACCTGTTTGATTCAGATTTCTTCTCATTATGGTTCTAGGCGTCAAGAAGCTCAACGTTTGGGGCGTATTCTTCGTGCCAAGCGACGAAATGATGAAGGCTTTAACGCATTTTTCTATAGCTTGGTATCTAAAGACACTCAGGAAATGTATTATTCCAGTAAACGGCAagcatttttaattgaCCAAGGCTATGCTTTTAAAGTCATCACTAATTTAAAGGGTATGGAGAACTTGCCAAATTTGGCTTACGCCTCCAAAGCGGAGAGACTTGAGCTTTTGCAGGAAGTATTGCtacaaaatgaagaagcaGCTGATTTGGATGACGGTGAGGATACTAGCTTTGGATCCAGAAGTCTCTCTAGAGCACCGGCGAAAGCTAAACGTTCTAGTGGTTCTTTAAGTACATTGGCTGGTGCCGACAATATGGCATACGTGGAATATAACAAGAGTGCTAATAAACAGCTGAAAAAGGACAGTAAAGAACATCATGCCTTATTTCGGAAGCACCTGTATACTAAACGTCGCTAG
- the ulp2 gene encoding SUMO deconjugating cysteine peptidase Ulp2 — MRDSKDALDDKSGSFTSLLPPFGKQRGTSPNDAIPIKSPLERLANSVTSPEKPTVRTAIQKDSPRRKQIDDDQTPPKHLKRSFQNVTVVSPRKKKTIDVVELPFTKGGYGGFYDPRPGCLKFTTHEINVSYTDTSIPVIHIPVQLLKRCCWLQGWRDNLVESPVHAIHLTLKNRDMKRITIGDSASLLFLYNPLHVESARAGLDLLDQSDFSLTSPSSAKEFKQLLTLKQSTIIPRTPQKTVRSIVKQTSSPHSSKMPKHSLPSSPTPFNSNSGDSLLSRIKNSNQSSSERPTANNGAQEQNQSSSSAGNTSNDFSTLCSQGSDKTLLSDASCTTILVYPFSGTNSIAITNTDLTRLNEGEFLNDTIVDFYLRYLYCKLQTQNPSLANDTHIFNTFFYNRLTSKDKDGKRLGHRGVRKWTQKVDLFHKKYIIVPINETFHWYLAIICNIDRLMPVDTKLEEQDEIVMSSVEQPSASKTRQAELTSNSPAILIFDSLANLHKGALNYLREYLLEEAFERKNVHLKSTDIRGFHAKVPQQSNFSDCGIYALHFVELFLETPEQVIANTLDKSLRRTDAKNFDQQWNLQKINTMRCDLKGLIRRLSTEWSSNNERQSLSSGSNDEEDKENDDDLAILPITN, encoded by the exons AGGTACTAGCCCAAATGATGCTATTCCTATTAAGAGCCCGCTAGAAAGGCTAGCGAATAGTGTAACATCCCCGGAAAAGCCAACGGTTCGAACTGCTATACAGAAGGATTCACCAAGGCGGAAGCAGATAGATGATGATCAAACACCTCCTAAGCACTTAAAACgctcttttcaaaatgttaCAGTGGTTTCTC CacgaaaaaagaaaacaattgatGTGGTCGAGCTGCCTTTCACAAAAGGGGGTTATGGAGGTTTTTACGATCCTAGGCCTGGGtgtttaaaatttactaCCCatgaaataaatgtttcttACACAGATACTAGCATTCCAGTCATTCACATCCCTGTCCAATTGTTGAAGCGGTGTTGCTGGCTTCAAGGATGGAGAGACAATTTGGTGGAATCTCCAGTACATGCTATTCATTTAaccttaaaaaatagagatATGAAAAGAATTACGATAGGTGATTCTGCcagtttattatttttatacaaCCCATTACATGTAGAATCCGCTAGAGCTGGCCTTGATCTTTTGGACCAATCTGACTTTTCTTTAACATCTCCTAGTTCGgctaaagaatttaaacaattattgACTTTAAAACAATCCACGATCATCCCTCGCACTCCCCAGAAAACTGTAAGGTCAATTGTTAAACAGACCTCGTCTCCACATTCCTCAAAAATGCCTAAACATTCCCTTCCATCCTCGCCAACTCCATTTAATTCCAATTCTGGTGACTCTCTTCTTTCCAGGATTAAAAATTCGAACCAGTCATCGTCAGAGCGTCCAACGGCAAATAACGGAGCTCAAGAGCAAAATCAGTCATCAAGTTCTGCTGGAAACACTTCCAATGACTTTTCAACTTTATGTTCTCAAGGTTCTGATAAAACACTTCTGTCTGATGCATCTTGTACCACTATTCTCGTATATCCGTTTTCTGGAACAAATTCAATTGCCATTACTAATACCGACCTTACAAGACTCAATGAGGgagaatttttaaacgatactattgttgatttttatttgag ATATTTATACTGTAAATTACAAACACAAAATCCTTCTTTGGCCAATGACACTCATATTTTTAACACATTTTTCTATAATCGTCTTACTTCAAAAGATAAAGATGG CAAGCGGCTAGGTCATAGAGGAGTTCGAAAGTGGACTCAAAAAGTTGACCTTTTccataaaaaatacattattGTTCCTATCAATGAAACATTTCATTGGTATCTAGCTATTATCTGCAACATTGATCGATTAATGCCTGTGGACACAAAACTGGAAGAGCAGGATGAAATAGTTATGTCGTCTGTGGAACAACCGTCTGCTTCAAAGACTAGACAAGCAGAATTAACGAGCAATAG TCCAgcaattttgatttttgattctttaGCAAATCTTCATAAAGGAGCATTAAATTACTTACGTGAATATTTACTGGAAGAAGCTTTCGAAAGGAAAAATGTACATCTTAAGTCCACTGATATACGGGGGTTTCATGCAAAAGTCCCGCaacaaagcaatttttctGATTGTGGTATATATGCGTTACATTTCGTCGAACTATTTCTTGAAACTCCTGAGCAAGTGATAGCCAATACTTTAGATAAATCTCTTAGACGGACGGATGCTAAAAACTTCGACCAACAGTGGAACCTTCAAAAGATTAACACGATGAGATGCGATTTGAAGGGTTTAATTCGCCGTCTGTCAACTGAGTGGTCGTCTAACAATGAACGACAATCGCTTAGCAGCGGAAGCAAcgatgaagaagataaagaaaatgatgatgatttGGCAATATTGCCAATCACAAATTAG